The Amycolatopsis japonica nucleotide sequence TCCCCGGCGGCGTCGAGCAGCAGCTGGTCCATGGGGTTCGGCGCGGTGAGGTAGTGCTGGAGAAGTTCATGGCCGCCGGCGAGGGTCTGTGTGAACCCGACACGGTCAGGGTTGGTGAGTGCAGCTCTGAGGCGAGCGTCACCGGTGCTGGCTACGAGCGCTTGGGCTTTCTGGCGTTCGTGCGGGGAGAAGTCGCGAGGAATGTCATGCCAGTGCACCCACTGGTTGGCGTTGACGAGCAAGTCCCGGTTGTCGCTGAGATGATCGGCCGAGGTGGTGGCGTCGCGGAGCTTCTCGGCCCACAGCGTCCCCACCATAACGATGGGATGCGGGCTTCGGGGTTTCCCGCCGTTGTGGTGCCTGGTGGCCGTGAACAGGTCGCGCAGCACATCCAGCGACAGTCCTGTCCCATTGGGACCGAGAAAGGTCTGCAGCTCGTTGAGCCACAGCACGCATCGCCGACCGTACAGCAGCCCGGACGTGACCAGGCCGCGCAGCGCCGACGCCGATCGAGGGCGGACCACTGCCCACCCGACGCCAAGTGCCTGCACGGCCTCAAACAGCGACCGGGTTTTCCCGGTCGACGGCCCGCCACGCAGCACCACCAGGGCACGCAGTTCGCCGCTGGCGGAGGCAGCTACGTCCGCACGCAGCGATGTGTCATGATCCCGCTGGACGTAGGCGGGCGGCGACATGACGTCGTTATGGTCGTTGGCGACAACCCGACCACGGCGGATCGCCGGGTGCACGGTCGCTTCGGCAGGCGTGAACTCGTCCATCTCCCACACCGTGCAGTCGGCCTCTGCCGCGGCGACCGACCACCCGACAGTCGCCGGGTCAGGAGTATTTGGCCTAGTGAGCCGATGCAAGCGCACAGCCTCAGCACGTTCATCATCAGTGACTTCGAGCGCGGTCAGCAGGGAGTTGAGGATCCCCTCGCCGCGGCTGTGACCGGGCTTGGTGATGTAGTTCTCGGCCGTCCCTCGACTGCACAAGGACCGCTCCGCGAGTTTCTCGAATGACAGGCCGCGGCGCTCCTTGAACTTGGCCAGGAGCGTGCAGAGCTGCTGAGCGGCGGCGAGGTCCTGCTGCACCATCAGCACATCTTCCCACCCGCCCTTATGGCCGAACTCCGCGCCTGCCCGATGATTGCAACGGCAGCAGACGCCCGCTCCGATGTACACATCCATCGCCCACGTCGGCGCCGTGTTCAATGGATGTGCTGACCAGCGTGGTGGACGGCGTCATCGTGGAACCACACCGGCCGATCGGCGGTGACGATGACTTGAAAGGTGGGGACGATGGGCTCAAAACCGATCGCTCTGCTCAGTTCCGCGGTCGGCGGTACGGCACTCCTTCCGGTTCTGCCTGTTTGGTGTGTGGTCACCGTGGCCCTGGTAGCCGTGGCGCTCGCCGCTGTCCGGGTGATCGTTACCCAGGTGATTCGCCTCCGCGCCAGCAGCGAGCTCACCACCAGTGCGCACGCCCTCCGGGTCCTGGAACTTGAGAACGGCAGCGGATCCGCAGCAAGTAGCCAGCCGTGAACCAGCTCAGGCTCGTCGCCATCGGTTCGCACGACAGAGCCAGCGGCAGGGAACAGCGGAGCGCGCGACTGCGCTGCTCATTTCGATTGGCGATGATCAAGGCGTGGCGAGCGCCGCTAGCGTCGTGGCTGCTAAGCGGCTCATCAGGGCAAAGGTTCGCGGCGTTCTCCCCCGGGCCGTCTACGCGCTCTGAACCCGATAAGGAGCACGGCGACACGATCCCGGCAGGCCCAGGCGCCACACACAAGGCCGAGTTCGCGTTGGTGGAAGATTGCATGCACCTGCCGCCGTCCATCTTTGGCCATGTTAGTCGTTGGCCTCAGAGGCAAGCTCGCCTGCTATTGTTGTCTTTGAGCGTCACCCCTGAATAATTCGCGAAGGGCTTTTGACGCCAGCAACCGGGATGATGGCCGACACGCCCAGTCAATCGCGTTCCTATCGGCCGAAAAACTTCGCGCGGACAGTTCCCGGTGCGAATATTGAGTTCTCAAGCACGGTAGGCGCCGCGGCAAGATTGAAGTTCCTCTTGCCGACGACTGACCGAGCAGCTAGTATCGGTCTGATCAAGTATTTTATAGTTGACTCAAGGGGAAGTAGTGTCACGCCTTCATGGATTACAAGAATTCTGGAGCGAATTCAAGGTCCTAGGGTACGACGTAGACTATTTTGTGACCGCACGGCTCTTCGATGGCATGCCGGCGGTTTGGCCGCAGGAGTTAAACTACGTACGGTGGCGCCACCGGGTAGCAACTCAGCTTGACGTTGATCCAATGGCTGTGCAATTAGTCGGCAGTGCTCGATTAGGCTACTCCATGAACCCAAGGAAGGAATATAAAAGATTTGATGAAGATTCCGATCTTGACATAGCCGTGGTATCACTTGAGTTATTCGATAAGGCATGGAGTGAGCTTCGACATATTATTGATAATCAGAGCCTTGAGGGCAAGAAAAACTATCTTCGGAAGCTTGTTTTTGAAGAATGCATTGCACTCGACATTGTGCTTCCGCATCTATCTTTCGGCGAGCAGTGGTCGCAGGCTCGCGACTTATTCATACAAGATCTTGGGCGAGACTTTCGAAATTGCTCCGTGAACTACAGGTTGTATCGAAATCATAGGTCACTTAGAAGCTATCAATTAAAAAGTGTTAGTACCGCGAGAGATCGCGCAATAGAGGAAGGAGTTGGCCATGGCTGATCACGCACTTAAGTTTGAGATTGAATCAAAGACCGTCGCGGAGTTTAGAGCCTTGGACAAATCTGGCGAACTGATCCTTCGGCCAGAGTATCAGCGCAAGATCGTGTGGCCAGACCGCGCGAAGGTCTCACTGATGGAGACAATTCTTTTAGGCTATCCAATTCCCGAGATTTATCTCTCATATGAGACGACGCCCGATGGCGAGCAGACTGCGTCAGTGGTTGACGGTCAACAGCGCCTTACCGCCTTGTTGGAGTTCATTAAAAATAAGTACACTCTTGACGGCTTAGAGGCAGGCAGTCTTCGCGAAAAGTTTGAGGGTAAGTATTTTAAGGACTTGCCCGATGAGGTCCGTCAAGAATTTTTCCAATATCGATTTCCAATTCGACGCCTCTCTAACCTTGCGGATGAATTTGTGCGAGCCGTGTTTGCGAGGGTCAACCGCGTCAACATGGTTCTCACGGAGCAGGAGTTAAGAAACGCGTTGCTCCCTGGGCCATTTAGTGATTTTCTTAAAGACTGTGCGACACACTCTATTAGTAGAGTTTCAGGGGTATTTAGCGGCGAAAGGCGAAATAGAGGTGGTGATTTAGAGTTTTTTGCAGAGGTCTTTGGAACTTGCATCTTCGGACTTTCAAACAAGAAGGCCGAGCTGAACGAGCGATATGACAAGATTTCAGCTGACTTCGAAGACTACCGAGATAGGTCGGAAGAGTTCGTCCGCTTGCTGGACTTCCTTTCCGGAACAGTGAAGTGGGCAGGTCGGACTAGGTGGTCAAATATTGTTGACATGTTTACCCTGCTGCACGTTAGCTGGAATCTGCGAAGTCTCCTATTCGAGGCCAGCACTGAGCAGGCGACTCAACTTCGCGACGTACTAGATTTATTTCAGCGCGCCGTTTCATCGCATAAACGGAGCGGCGAGAAATCAGACGCCGAGGAACTGATTTCAACTCTTGCCGAAACCCTTGACCTGCCGACGGAGTCTATTAAGGATACTATCGAGGAGTACACGTCAGGTATTAGAAATTCTTCCGACTTGGGTTCACGTCGGATTCGTTCTAATAAATTGCAAGTAGTTTTCTCTCGAAATTTTGACTAGGCGAATGTTGTCGATCCGTATTCGGTTGCCGGCATCAGTTTCGCAGAGTCGAGGCTAGATGGAGTCCTCGGGCAGAAAGCAAACGACTCGGAAAAGCTCGATTGAGGTACCCGATGGGACTATCGGCTGTAACGGGCACCTCGCCTGATGGAAGCAGTCTCGCCGTATCCGGCGGCACGCCGCGCCAGGGCGAGAACTGCTTCTGGCGCGGTCGTCGCGACGATATATGCTGGGCGCAGCTCTTCTGGCAGGCTTTCTGGTTTGATGTAGGCCGGGACTTGCTCCAGGCCGTCCCACGAGTTGCCGTCTGACTTGTCGTATGTGCCGTTCTTTGCTGTCTCGTCGGCCAGCCCTTCGCGGAGCTCTTCGTGCACCTTTGTGGTCATATCGTTGTTTATCGTCTGTAGGCGTTCGGGTGCGCCCAGTACCGGCAGGTCGGTTAGCAGGTCCTTCAGTTCGGTGAGGTCAGGCTATAAATACCCGAGCTCTTCAGAGGCGCGCCATCGATCGGCGATCGTCTCGTCAAGTATCTGGTGACTGAGACGAAGAGGCGTTTCCGACAGGATGATGAGGGTGCTCGCCAGCGAGTTGACGCAGTGTGGAGTACCCAAGGCTGGTTGGTTGGGTTATTCTCGATCGTGTAGGCGACGAGTTGGGCGAGCACCGTGGAGTCGATGACGACCGCGACCATCACGCATTAATACGGTGCTTAGCTTACAGTCGGGCCAGCTGTATGCAAAGTTGTCCAAGTCGTGTACACGATCGCGCTTGCGACCACGGCCCTACTTCTATGCGGGCACGAGCATCTGGCTTGTCAGGTGGGCAGGTGTAGGCGT carries:
- a CDS encoding DUF262 domain-containing protein, which translates into the protein MADHALKFEIESKTVAEFRALDKSGELILRPEYQRKIVWPDRAKVSLMETILLGYPIPEIYLSYETTPDGEQTASVVDGQQRLTALLEFIKNKYTLDGLEAGSLREKFEGKYFKDLPDEVRQEFFQYRFPIRRLSNLADEFVRAVFARVNRVNMVLTEQELRNALLPGPFSDFLKDCATHSISRVSGVFSGERRNRGGDLEFFAEVFGTCIFGLSNKKAELNERYDKISADFEDYRDRSEEFVRLLDFLSGTVKWAGRTRWSNIVDMFTLLHVSWNLRSLLFEASTEQATQLRDVLDLFQRAVSSHKRSGEKSDAEELISTLAETLDLPTESIKDTIEEYTSGIRNSSDLGSRRIRSNKLQVVFSRNFD